A portion of the Bacillus sp. es.034 genome contains these proteins:
- a CDS encoding YitT family protein, whose product MKRRFLFFTIGLFILTMGVALIIKSGLGASAWDALAVGESNMFGFTVGTAVFINGIVLIGLNALIMKKKPDVLAAGSILVIGLLIDFWLLVVFNNYAPEMLLNQLVALASGILTMGLGIAIYLQAKFPASPMDTLMVAIHTRFGLNLRNSRIISEGFALSLAFLFKGDIGIGTIIVTLTLGFVVQYSFPLFEQLFEKKTLGKAAVSAD is encoded by the coding sequence ATGAAGCGCAGATTTTTGTTTTTTACGATTGGACTTTTCATTTTAACGATGGGGGTTGCCCTGATCATTAAGTCGGGCCTCGGAGCCTCTGCCTGGGATGCCCTCGCGGTTGGGGAGTCGAATATGTTCGGATTTACCGTAGGGACGGCCGTATTTATCAATGGGATTGTGTTGATCGGTCTCAATGCCCTCATTATGAAAAAGAAACCTGATGTCCTCGCGGCAGGATCGATTCTTGTCATTGGCCTGCTAATCGATTTTTGGCTGCTCGTTGTCTTTAACAATTACGCACCTGAGATGCTTTTGAATCAGCTGGTTGCCCTGGCTTCCGGGATTTTGACGATGGGGCTTGGAATTGCGATTTACCTTCAGGCGAAGTTTCCGGCAAGTCCGATGGATACTCTTATGGTAGCCATCCATACACGATTCGGGTTAAACCTTCGTAACTCCCGGATCATCAGCGAAGGATTTGCCCTTTCCCTGGCATTCCTCTTTAAAGGGGATATCGGAATCGGGACGATCATTGTCACCCTCACATTGGGGTTCGTCGTTCAATACAGCTTCCCGTTATTCGAACAGCTCTTCGAGAAAAAAACACTGGGGAAAGCAGCCGTTTCTGCTGACTGA
- a CDS encoding YuzL family protein yields the protein MAKQKKNPSKAGVSAASVKGDAGPTVEMDGGGKRNSQNNQFKKQP from the coding sequence ATGGCGAAGCAGAAGAAGAATCCTTCTAAGGCTGGGGTTAGTGCAGCGAGTGTGAAGGGGGATGCCGGTCCGACGGTTGAGATGGACGGCGGCGGCAAGCGAAACAGTCAAAACAATCAATTTAAGAAGCAACCATAG
- a CDS encoding 3-hydroxyacyl-CoA dehydrogenase/enoyl-CoA hydratase family protein translates to MVRRIQKAAVLGSGVMGSGIAAHLANIGIPTMLLDIVPRELTDEHKAKGLTEESKAFRNQFSENALKKLFKQKPAPLTSKQNASLITAGNFEDDLQYISDCDWVIEVVVENLDIKKKVFEQVELYRKPGSIISSNTSGISIEAMSEGRSEDFQKNFLGTHFFNPPRYLKLLEVIPTKKTDPEVVSFMKTFGEDVLGKGVVMAKDTPNFIANRIGTYGLLITVQEMLKGGYSVGEVDSITGPTIGRPKSATFRTLDVVGLDTFAHVAKNVYDQVEGEEQKVFEVPVFMQKMLENGWLGSKSGQGFFLKKGKEILELNPETMDYQPRQKLKTASLEMAKNEKGLKNKVKSLVYAKDQAGSLLWNIVSPVLTYSAELHGEIADDIVGIDQAMKWGFGWEMGPFEIWDAIGVEKSVTRMKEEGRTVPQWVETMLSEGDSTFYKEENGERYFYHNGDYRLVERNPKAIDLKALKNAGKLIKKNSGASLIDIGDGIALLEFHSPNNAIGMDITQMINFAVDEVEKNYKGLVIGNQGKNFCVGANLAMILMEAQDDNVFEIDMVVKHFQQAMMKIKYSSKPVVAAPFGMTLGGGSEVCLPAAHIQASMETYMGLVEVGVGLIPGGGGNKELYMKHLANLPNGVEFDLQKVANKVFETIAMAKVSTSGDEARDNNFLNKADGVSVNNDHLLYDAKQAALSLHEAGYSAPIRKKVPVVGEPGYATLLLGAQSMFQSGFISDHDLMIAKKLAYVIAGGKVPYGTEVDEQFLLDLEREAFLSLVAQPKSQQRMQHMLVKGKPLRN, encoded by the coding sequence TTGGTTCGTAGAATTCAGAAAGCCGCAGTGTTAGGATCAGGAGTCATGGGTTCAGGAATAGCCGCGCATCTTGCAAATATCGGCATACCGACAATGTTATTAGATATCGTACCAAGAGAATTGACAGACGAACATAAAGCAAAGGGTCTTACAGAAGAAAGCAAGGCGTTTCGTAATCAGTTTAGTGAAAACGCTTTAAAAAAACTCTTTAAACAAAAACCGGCACCACTGACGTCAAAACAAAATGCTTCACTTATCACGGCAGGTAACTTCGAGGATGACCTTCAATATATCAGTGATTGTGACTGGGTCATTGAAGTGGTAGTTGAGAACTTGGATATCAAGAAGAAAGTATTCGAACAGGTGGAGCTCTACCGCAAACCGGGAAGCATCATCAGTTCCAATACGTCAGGGATTTCAATCGAGGCGATGTCGGAAGGGCGGTCAGAAGACTTCCAAAAGAATTTCCTCGGCACGCATTTCTTCAATCCGCCGCGTTACTTGAAGCTTCTTGAAGTGATCCCGACGAAGAAGACGGATCCGGAAGTCGTGAGCTTCATGAAGACATTTGGTGAAGATGTCCTCGGTAAGGGTGTTGTCATGGCAAAGGATACGCCAAACTTCATTGCGAACCGTATCGGAACGTATGGCTTACTGATCACGGTGCAGGAAATGTTGAAGGGCGGCTACTCTGTAGGGGAAGTCGACTCCATTACAGGTCCGACGATTGGAAGACCGAAAAGCGCCACCTTCCGTACACTCGATGTCGTAGGACTTGATACATTCGCACATGTTGCAAAGAATGTGTATGACCAGGTGGAAGGCGAAGAACAGAAGGTGTTCGAAGTACCGGTGTTCATGCAGAAAATGCTTGAAAATGGCTGGCTTGGAAGTAAGAGCGGGCAAGGCTTCTTCCTTAAGAAAGGGAAGGAAATCCTCGAGCTAAATCCTGAAACGATGGATTATCAGCCCCGCCAAAAGCTGAAAACGGCTTCACTTGAAATGGCTAAAAATGAAAAGGGCTTAAAAAATAAAGTCAAATCACTCGTCTATGCAAAAGATCAGGCAGGATCACTACTGTGGAATATCGTGTCTCCGGTCTTAACGTATTCCGCCGAGCTGCATGGTGAAATTGCAGATGACATCGTAGGCATCGACCAAGCCATGAAGTGGGGCTTCGGATGGGAAATGGGACCATTTGAAATATGGGATGCCATCGGAGTGGAAAAATCAGTAACCCGCATGAAAGAAGAAGGCCGCACTGTACCACAGTGGGTGGAGACGATGCTTTCAGAGGGCGACTCCACATTCTATAAAGAGGAAAATGGTGAGCGTTACTTCTATCACAATGGCGATTATCGACTTGTAGAACGTAACCCGAAGGCAATCGACTTAAAGGCACTGAAGAACGCAGGAAAGCTCATCAAAAAGAATTCAGGGGCAAGCCTCATTGACATCGGGGACGGAATCGCCCTTCTTGAATTCCATTCCCCAAATAACGCCATTGGAATGGATATCACGCAAATGATCAATTTTGCCGTTGATGAAGTAGAGAAGAATTACAAAGGACTCGTCATCGGTAACCAGGGTAAGAACTTCTGTGTGGGTGCAAATCTTGCCATGATCCTTATGGAAGCGCAGGATGACAATGTCTTTGAAATCGACATGGTCGTGAAACACTTCCAGCAGGCGATGATGAAGATCAAATATTCATCCAAGCCGGTTGTTGCGGCACCATTCGGAATGACATTAGGCGGAGGAAGCGAAGTCTGCTTACCGGCTGCCCACATTCAGGCGTCGATGGAAACCTACATGGGCTTAGTCGAAGTCGGTGTTGGATTGATCCCTGGAGGCGGCGGAAATAAAGAGCTTTATATGAAGCACTTAGCCAACCTTCCAAACGGAGTGGAGTTCGATCTTCAGAAAGTGGCCAATAAAGTATTCGAAACGATTGCCATGGCGAAGGTTTCCACATCCGGGGATGAAGCAAGGGATAATAACTTCTTGAATAAAGCCGATGGAGTCAGCGTGAACAATGATCACTTATTATATGATGCAAAACAGGCAGCACTCAGCCTGCATGAAGCAGGATACTCGGCCCCGATCCGTAAAAAGGTGCCGGTCGTAGGTGAGCCGGGATATGCCACTCTTCTTCTTGGAGCTCAGTCCATGTTCCAGTCAGGCTTTATTTCAGACCACGATCTGATGATCGCGAAGAAGCTTGCTTATGTGATTGCAGGCGGAAAAGTACCATACGGAACAGAAGTCGACGAACAGTTTCTGTTGGATCTTGAAAGAGAAGCGTTCCTAAGCCTTGTTGCACAGCCTAAGTCTCAGCAAAGAATGCAGCACATGCTTGTAAAAGGAAAACCATTACGCAACTAA
- a CDS encoding acetyl-CoA C-acetyltransferase — translation MREAVIVAGARTPVGKSRKGSLAQVRPDDLGALVVKETLKRAGNYEGNIDDLIIGCAMPEAEQGLNMARNIGGLAGLPDSVPAITINRYCSSGLQSIAYAAEKIMLGHSDTAIAGGAESMSLVPMMGHVVRPNSKLAENAPQYYMSMGHTAEQVATKFGVSREDQDAFAVRSHQKAAKAISEGKFDDEIVPVDVLHRSVNGENKLIEKSFQFSKDEGVRAETSSEVLAKLRPAFNVKGSVTAGNSSQTSDGAAAVMVMDREKAGSLGLQPMAKFRSFAVAGVPPEIMGIGPVEAIPRALKMAGLELSDIGLFELNEAFASQSIQVIRQLGLDEERVNVNGGAIALGHPLGCTGAKLTLSLVHEMKRRNQQFGIVTMCIGGGMGAAGVFELIG, via the coding sequence ATGCGCGAAGCAGTCATTGTCGCTGGTGCAAGAACACCAGTCGGAAAATCTCGAAAAGGATCATTGGCTCAGGTAAGGCCGGATGATCTTGGAGCACTTGTAGTGAAAGAAACCCTTAAGCGTGCAGGGAATTATGAAGGAAACATCGATGACTTGATCATCGGGTGTGCGATGCCGGAAGCAGAGCAAGGGTTGAATATGGCACGGAATATCGGAGGACTTGCAGGTCTTCCTGATTCCGTACCGGCAATCACCATCAACCGTTATTGTTCATCAGGATTACAATCCATTGCCTATGCGGCTGAAAAAATCATGCTCGGTCATTCTGATACGGCGATTGCCGGTGGAGCGGAATCCATGAGTCTTGTCCCGATGATGGGCCATGTGGTCCGTCCGAACTCGAAGCTTGCTGAAAACGCTCCTCAGTATTACATGAGCATGGGTCATACAGCTGAACAGGTTGCAACGAAGTTCGGCGTATCCCGTGAAGATCAGGATGCCTTTGCCGTACGAAGCCACCAAAAAGCGGCCAAAGCGATTTCAGAAGGAAAGTTTGACGATGAGATCGTACCTGTTGATGTACTCCATCGTTCAGTGAACGGTGAAAATAAACTCATCGAGAAATCCTTCCAATTTTCAAAAGATGAAGGTGTACGTGCCGAAACAAGCTCAGAAGTACTGGCTAAATTACGCCCGGCTTTCAATGTGAAGGGCTCTGTAACCGCAGGGAACTCCTCACAAACGAGTGACGGCGCAGCGGCCGTCATGGTGATGGACCGTGAAAAAGCAGGATCATTAGGCCTGCAGCCGATGGCAAAGTTCAGAAGCTTCGCGGTAGCGGGAGTCCCGCCTGAAATCATGGGGATCGGCCCTGTGGAAGCCATCCCACGGGCACTTAAGATGGCAGGACTAGAGCTTTCAGACATTGGGTTGTTTGAACTGAATGAAGCATTTGCTTCCCAATCGATCCAGGTCATCCGCCAGCTGGGACTAGATGAAGAACGAGTGAACGTGAATGGTGGAGCCATCGCTCTCGGTCATCCACTGGGCTGTACCGGCGCGAAACTGACCCTCTCACTGGTACATGAAATGAAACGCAGAAACCAGCAATTCGGTATCGTCACCATGTGTATCGGCGGCGGAATGGGAGCAGCCGGCGTATTTGAATTAATCGGTTAA
- a CDS encoding acyl-CoA dehydrogenase family protein produces the protein MANQTDKLIKGGSFLIEEVSFEQVFTPEDYSDEQKMIAKTTEDYVLNEVVPVIDNLENHEFDHSVRLLKEAGDLGLLGADVPEEYGGLGLDKVSSALIAEKMSRAGGFSISHGAHVGIGSLPIVLFGNEEQKQKYLPALSTGEKLAAYALTEPGSGSDALGAKTTAKLNAEGTHYILNGEKQWITNSAFADVFVVYAKIDGEHFSAFIVEKEFPGVSTGPEEKKMGIKSSSTRTLILEDAEIPVENLLGDAGKGHIIAFNILNIGRYKLGVGAVGASKRALEVTVQYTNQRQQFKTPISSFNLTKEKLSTMAAKLYAAESSVYRTVGLFEDRMSKLSDEEVKNGTEVAKSIAEYAIECSLNKFFATEVLDYIVDEGVQLHGGYGFMQEYEIERMYRDSRINRIFEGTNEINRLLVPGTYLRKAMKGELPLLQKAQALQEELMMLMPEEVGDEPLAQEKYLVKNAKKIGLMLAGLAAQKYGKALEKEQEILVNIADIVSEAYAMESVVLRTEKAIEKGGVEKAKQKLLYTQIFCQEAFNKIEQHAKETLVATETGDTLRMMLSALRKFTRHTPINVIAVKREASEKLIDVEKYAL, from the coding sequence ATGGCGAATCAAACAGACAAGCTAATCAAGGGTGGAAGTTTTTTAATTGAAGAAGTAAGCTTTGAGCAAGTTTTCACACCGGAGGATTATTCCGACGAGCAAAAAATGATTGCGAAAACGACAGAGGACTATGTACTGAATGAAGTGGTACCTGTCATTGATAATCTGGAAAATCATGAATTCGATCATTCTGTACGTCTTTTAAAAGAAGCAGGGGATCTTGGTCTTCTGGGAGCAGATGTACCTGAAGAGTACGGCGGATTAGGATTGGATAAAGTAAGCTCGGCTTTGATTGCTGAAAAGATGTCCCGTGCCGGCGGATTCTCAATCTCTCACGGAGCACATGTCGGTATCGGATCCCTTCCAATCGTTCTTTTCGGTAACGAAGAGCAAAAGCAAAAGTATCTTCCTGCCCTCTCCACTGGTGAAAAATTAGCGGCTTACGCATTGACAGAGCCGGGTTCAGGTTCTGATGCACTTGGTGCGAAGACAACGGCTAAATTAAACGCAGAAGGTACTCACTACATTCTGAACGGAGAAAAACAATGGATCACAAACTCTGCATTTGCCGATGTGTTCGTTGTGTATGCAAAGATTGACGGGGAGCATTTCTCAGCATTCATCGTGGAAAAAGAATTCCCTGGCGTTTCAACGGGTCCTGAAGAAAAGAAAATGGGAATCAAGAGCTCTTCCACTCGTACATTGATCCTTGAAGATGCTGAAATCCCGGTTGAAAATCTTCTTGGGGATGCAGGTAAAGGTCATATCATCGCCTTCAATATCCTGAACATCGGTCGTTACAAATTGGGAGTAGGCGCAGTCGGAGCAAGTAAGCGTGCCCTTGAAGTAACGGTTCAATATACGAATCAGCGTCAACAGTTCAAAACACCGATCTCAAGCTTCAACTTGACGAAAGAAAAGCTTTCAACGATGGCAGCGAAATTATATGCAGCAGAAAGCTCCGTTTACCGTACAGTTGGATTGTTCGAAGATCGCATGAGCAAGCTTTCGGACGAAGAAGTGAAGAATGGAACTGAAGTGGCAAAGTCCATTGCTGAATACGCAATCGAGTGCTCACTAAACAAATTCTTCGCAACGGAAGTACTGGATTATATCGTAGATGAAGGCGTTCAGCTTCACGGTGGATATGGCTTCATGCAGGAATATGAAATCGAAAGAATGTACCGTGATTCCCGTATCAACCGCATCTTTGAAGGGACGAATGAAATCAACCGTCTTCTTGTTCCAGGAACATACCTTCGTAAAGCCATGAAGGGTGAGCTTCCATTACTTCAAAAAGCACAGGCTCTTCAAGAAGAACTAATGATGCTTATGCCTGAAGAAGTGGGCGATGAGCCATTGGCACAAGAGAAGTACCTTGTGAAAAATGCCAAGAAAATCGGCTTGATGCTGGCAGGATTGGCTGCACAGAAATATGGTAAAGCCCTTGAGAAAGAACAGGAGATCCTTGTGAACATTGCGGATATCGTTTCAGAGGCTTACGCAATGGAATCCGTTGTTCTTAGAACGGAAAAAGCGATCGAAAAAGGTGGCGTAGAGAAAGCGAAGCAAAAACTTCTCTATACACAAATCTTCTGTCAGGAAGCTTTCAACAAAATCGAACAGCATGCGAAAGAAACACTTGTCGCAACCGAAACTGGCGACACATTGCGCATGATGCTGTCAGCACTGCGTAAATTCACACGCCACACACCGATCAACGTGATCGCAGTGAAGCGTGAAGCGTCAGAAAAGCTGATCGATGTAGAAAAATATGCACTGTAA
- a CDS encoding SDR family oxidoreductase yields the protein MNKTVLITGASSGIGLNFSHKFAGSGHDVILVARSEEKLLALSQEITNKYEVKAHVFISDLSKSQATKKLYDEIKAQGIRVDILINNAGFGLFGEFEETELSKELDMIQVNITALTELSKYIGKDMVSRKSGRILNVASTAAFQPGPLMAVYYATKGYVLSFSEALANEWGGPRGESDRSVPRCHQNRFQ from the coding sequence ATGAATAAGACTGTTTTAATTACGGGTGCTTCAAGTGGTATCGGCCTGAATTTCAGCCATAAATTTGCCGGATCCGGGCATGATGTGATTTTAGTAGCCAGAAGTGAGGAAAAGCTGCTGGCGTTATCACAAGAAATCACAAATAAATATGAGGTGAAAGCGCACGTGTTTATCTCTGATCTTTCGAAATCCCAGGCCACAAAGAAGCTTTATGATGAAATCAAAGCACAAGGAATCAGGGTCGATATTCTCATCAATAATGCCGGATTCGGATTATTCGGGGAGTTTGAGGAAACGGAACTTTCCAAAGAGCTGGATATGATCCAAGTGAATATCACGGCCCTGACTGAGCTAAGTAAGTATATCGGTAAGGATATGGTGAGCAGGAAGAGTGGCCGTATATTAAATGTTGCGTCAACAGCAGCATTTCAGCCCGGTCCATTGATGGCCGTTTACTATGCAACAAAAGGGTATGTCCTGTCTTTCTCAGAAGCTTTGGCCAATGAATGGGGGGGGCCAAGGGGTGAAAGTGACCGCTCTGTGCCCCGGTGCCACCAAAACAGGTTTCAGTGA
- a CDS encoding metalloregulator ArsR/SmtB family transcription factor: MGQKAIDTFRACIPLFQALSDPYRQDIILLLAEQEPLTVNQITENLTLSRPAVSHHLKILRDQQLVSLEQKGTQRFYSLELDNATVLLKELVQTVEEQCE; this comes from the coding sequence ATGGGTCAAAAAGCAATTGATACATTCCGTGCTTGTATTCCATTATTTCAAGCGCTGAGTGATCCTTATCGTCAGGACATAATTTTACTTCTTGCCGAACAAGAACCTCTTACGGTCAATCAGATAACTGAAAATCTGACACTATCCCGACCTGCTGTTTCCCATCACCTGAAGATCCTGAGAGATCAGCAGCTGGTATCACTGGAGCAAAAAGGAACACAGCGTTTCTATTCTCTTGAGCTGGACAACGCAACCGTCCTCCTCAAAGAATTGGTACAAACCGTTGAAGAACAATGTGAGTAA
- a CDS encoding arsenate reductase family protein — MSLTFYSYPTCGTCKKAKKWLEDQGLSIDEIHIVENPPSKMELKSLCEKSGLPLKKFFNTSGKKYRELGLKDKVNSASDDELFEILSSDGMLIKRPITTDGSKVTVGFKEETFEETWK; from the coding sequence ATGTCATTGACTTTTTATTCTTATCCAACATGCGGTACATGTAAAAAAGCAAAAAAGTGGCTGGAGGACCAGGGTCTCTCCATAGATGAAATACATATTGTAGAAAATCCCCCGTCAAAAATGGAACTTAAAAGCCTGTGCGAAAAGAGTGGACTTCCTCTGAAGAAGTTTTTCAATACAAGTGGCAAAAAGTATCGCGAACTTGGCTTGAAAGACAAAGTGAATTCAGCTTCTGACGATGAATTATTTGAAATCCTTTCCTCTGACGGGATGCTGATCAAACGTCCGATCACAACGGATGGAAGCAAGGTGACCGTAGGTTTTAAAGAAGAAACGTTCGAGGAAACCTGGAAGTAA
- the gcvH gene encoding glycine cleavage system protein GcvH yields MSTPKELRYSEEHEWVKVEGENVRVGITSFAQSELGDIVFVELPEVGDEIKADEPFGSVESVKTVSELYAPVSGKVVEVNEELSDSPEFVNESPYEKAWMVVVEPTDTGEVDKLMTAEEYDKMINEG; encoded by the coding sequence ATGAGTACACCGAAAGAACTTCGTTATTCAGAAGAACACGAGTGGGTCAAAGTTGAAGGGGAAAATGTACGCGTAGGAATCACATCATTTGCACAATCTGAACTGGGCGATATCGTATTCGTCGAGTTACCTGAAGTTGGAGATGAAATCAAAGCGGACGAGCCTTTCGGCAGTGTTGAATCGGTAAAGACCGTTTCTGAGCTATACGCACCTGTTTCCGGTAAGGTTGTAGAAGTGAATGAAGAGCTGTCCGACAGCCCTGAATTCGTGAACGAATCACCATATGAAAAAGCATGGATGGTCGTTGTGGAACCAACAGACACTGGAGAAGTAGACAAGCTGATGACAGCTGAAGAGTATGATAAAATGATCAATGAAGGATAA
- a CDS encoding YusG family protein: MVLEPKKLDVTSRVTGRLENGEVEFFLDGQSIGKMALPLDGLTMEPNFEAKENKIYQNYTSTEGHDARYTDCDEGGWC, from the coding sequence ATGGTCCTTGAACCAAAGAAATTAGATGTTACAAGCAGGGTGACAGGCAGGCTTGAAAATGGTGAAGTCGAATTTTTCCTCGACGGTCAGTCAATCGGCAAAATGGCCCTGCCCCTTGATGGACTGACAATGGAACCGAACTTTGAAGCAAAAGAAAATAAAATTTATCAGAACTATACTTCCACCGAAGGACATGATGCAAGGTACACGGATTGTGACGAAGGTGGATGGTGTTAA
- a CDS encoding toprim domain-containing protein yields MELDEKVIIVEGTTDKRKVRGIIKEPIEIICTNGTISITKMDELIDELFERDVYILVDADDAGEKLRKQFKREFPEAEHLYIDRMYKEVAAAPEYHLASVLIGANIDVHKEYLGKRMI; encoded by the coding sequence ATGGAACTTGACGAAAAGGTAATCATTGTCGAAGGTACAACCGACAAGCGGAAAGTAAGAGGCATAATCAAAGAACCGATTGAAATTATTTGCACAAATGGAACGATCAGCATCACAAAAATGGACGAACTCATCGATGAGCTGTTTGAAAGGGATGTATACATCCTCGTCGATGCGGATGATGCAGGGGAGAAGTTACGTAAACAATTCAAGCGTGAATTCCCCGAGGCGGAACACCTTTATATCGATCGAATGTATAAGGAAGTGGCCGCAGCCCCGGAATATCATCTTGCTTCCGTTCTTATTGGTGCAAATATCGATGTGCATAAAGAATATCTAGGAAAAAGGATGATTTAG
- a CDS encoding thioredoxin family protein, protein MEVSQTEELNESIKYHALEAVYLYTPMCGTCQVAGKMLEVVEKLPQSFHFVKANLNYLPQFAEEQSIESVPCLLLFKDGQEIERIYAFQSVPFLYETINKIQNS, encoded by the coding sequence TTGGAGGTAAGTCAGACAGAAGAATTAAACGAATCGATCAAATACCATGCGTTGGAAGCCGTTTATCTCTATACACCGATGTGTGGTACATGTCAGGTCGCGGGTAAAATGTTGGAAGTGGTCGAGAAACTCCCCCAGTCATTTCATTTTGTGAAGGCGAACCTGAACTATCTGCCCCAATTCGCAGAAGAACAATCAATTGAAAGCGTCCCCTGCCTTCTTTTATTTAAAGATGGACAGGAAATCGAAAGAATCTATGCCTTTCAATCCGTCCCATTCCTATACGAAACCATCAACAAAATCCAAAACAGCTAG
- a CDS encoding SCP2 sterol-binding domain-containing protein: MRIYLEELVDQCHSRYHLRLLFPDSPFILQFQCEKERFAISISNSDCAVLPDGDGESHFVIEGQEMDMLSLLTGEVRLSQLIENGILEVRGGYRQLLFVESILWLTRSRVKEPVQV; the protein is encoded by the coding sequence ATGCGAATATATTTAGAGGAATTAGTAGATCAGTGTCATTCAAGGTATCACTTACGACTCTTGTTTCCAGACAGCCCATTTATTCTACAGTTTCAATGTGAAAAGGAACGATTTGCAATCTCCATTTCAAACAGTGATTGTGCTGTATTGCCTGATGGTGACGGGGAATCGCATTTCGTCATTGAGGGACAAGAAATGGACATGCTCTCCCTGCTTACAGGAGAAGTGCGATTGTCACAACTGATCGAAAACGGCATCCTGGAAGTCAGGGGTGGATACCGCCAGCTATTATTCGTAGAGTCGATCCTTTGGCTGACAAGGTCCAGGGTAAAGGAACCGGTTCAAGTATGA
- a CDS encoding methionine ABC transporter ATP-binding protein → MITISDVKKIYQSKSGPISAVDGVNIDIGQGEIFGVIGYSGAGKSTLIRMLNGLEVPTNGTVNVNGQIVSKVKGKDLRQARQSIGMIFQHFNLLWSRTVLENIQFPLEIAGVSKKERVRRANELLELVGLDGRGDAYPSQLSGGQKQRVGIARSLANNPNVLLCDEATSALDPQTTDSILDLLVDINKRLGLTIVLITHEMHVIKKICHRVAVMEQGKVVELGDVLEVFRNPKEQVTKRFVREVSQVEETGETIDHLLAQYPKGKVLKFTFVGESTEQPLITSLIRRFDLDVNILQGQISQTQKGAYGTLFVHLDGNEETIHAAVAFAEKQMVKVEVIRG, encoded by the coding sequence ATGATTACCATTTCAGATGTGAAAAAAATCTATCAATCAAAATCAGGACCGATTTCAGCCGTTGATGGCGTCAACATCGACATTGGCCAAGGGGAAATTTTTGGAGTGATTGGCTATAGTGGAGCAGGTAAAAGTACGTTGATCCGTATGCTCAATGGGCTTGAAGTTCCCACAAATGGAACCGTGAACGTGAATGGACAGATCGTTTCCAAAGTGAAAGGAAAAGATCTTCGGCAGGCGAGGCAGTCAATCGGGATGATTTTTCAGCATTTCAATCTCCTGTGGTCACGAACGGTACTTGAAAATATCCAGTTTCCTTTAGAAATCGCTGGAGTTTCCAAGAAAGAGAGAGTGCGAAGGGCCAATGAATTATTGGAGCTGGTGGGATTGGATGGAAGAGGAGACGCCTATCCATCCCAGTTGAGCGGTGGACAGAAACAGAGGGTAGGGATTGCGAGATCCCTTGCAAATAATCCAAACGTCCTTCTCTGTGACGAAGCCACCTCTGCTTTGGATCCGCAAACAACCGATTCCATCCTTGATTTATTGGTGGATATTAATAAACGTTTAGGTCTGACCATCGTCCTGATCACCCATGAAATGCATGTGATCAAAAAAATCTGCCATCGTGTGGCGGTCATGGAACAAGGGAAGGTGGTAGAACTTGGGGATGTTCTTGAAGTGTTCAGAAATCCTAAAGAGCAGGTGACAAAACGATTTGTGAGAGAAGTATCTCAAGTGGAAGAAACGGGGGAAACGATTGATCACCTCTTAGCTCAGTATCCGAAAGGGAAAGTACTGAAATTCACCTTCGTTGGTGAATCGACTGAGCAACCGCTCATTACCAGCTTGATCCGAAGATTCGACCTGGATGTCAATATTCTTCAAGGACAGATTTCCCAAACGCAAAAAGGGGCTTATGGTACGCTCTTCGTCCATCTTGATGGAAACGAAGAGACGATTCATGCAGCCGTTGCCTTCGCTGAGAAACAGATGGTCAAAGTGGAGGTGATCAGAGGATGA